One Paraburkholderia phymatum STM815 genomic window, ACATCGGAGCCGCTGGCGATCTCGATCACGCAGTCGGAACGTGGGCTCATCTGACAAGTGAGAACCTTGCGAGTGTTCGCTTCCTCCGGGCTAAGCGCGTCCTCCACGCAGTCGCCCAAAACGTACTCGCCGGATTCGCAAACCGCCTTGCAGGTGCCGCATACACCGTCACGGCAATCGAGTGGGATATTGGTCCTGGCGCGAATGGCGGCATCGGTGACGCGCTCTTCCTCCTCGCACTCGATGAAGCGGGTCACTCCGTCTTCGAAACGGAGGGTGATCTGATGGGGCATGGCGGCGTCTCCTCTAGAGCCGCCCGGACATACCGCTTCGCTGGCGGTGTGCCCGGGCGGAGGGCGTGCGAGACAAGCTTGCTAATCGCAACGCCCCGGTGGGTTGTGTGACGCCAATGTAGAGCCTGCGCCGCGTTCCCCTCAATGGACAGAGACGACGTTAACCCGGACAAAACGTGCATTGTGCTGGACGATGCATCACTATGGAGACTTCGACCCCCCATTACGCGTCCAGACGCCGCTATCTGGAGCGGATTGATACCACTGCTCTGGTCGTTGGCGGTTATGGCTCAACGCGACTCGCTGGTGCACACATCGGCGCGCGTGTGGCTTGTCGGCGTGTCGCCGCTGAGCTTGCCCGCGATGAACTTCGCCACGCGCCACCCGAACACGATGGCGGGGCCTAACGTCGTGCCCGGCCCCGGATACGTGCCGCGAAAGATCGAAGCGAGATCGTTGCCGCACGCGAAGAGACCCGGAATCACGTTGCCGTTCACATCGAGCACTTCACCGTTGGCCGTGCCACCCAGTCCTGCGCTGCACGCGAGGTCGGCGGGCCAAACGGTGACGGCGTAGTACGGGCCTTTGTCCAACGGGCGGATGCACGGATTGGGCTTCTGCGCCGGGTCGCCATTGAAGCGGCTCATCGGGCTGGAGCCGCGGCCGAATGCCGGGTCGTTGCCCAATGCAGCATCGCGGTTATAGCGCTCGACCGTACCCGCGAGCCCAGCCGCGTTCACATTCAACTTCGTCGCCAGTGCGGCGAGCGTGTCGCCCTTGACCAGATAGCCGGCGTGCTCGAACGCTGCGATGCGCGCGCGGCTACGCCCCGGCATCAACAGTCCCAAACCGTATTCGCGGATAAAGCCTGCATCAACAATCAGATGCGCCGGTACGCTGGTGCCGTTGCCGTCGTCGCGCAGCATGCCCATCACGAAGTCGTGATACGAGTTGGACTCGTTGACGAAGCGCTCGCCCCGGGTGTTCACCGCGATCAGCCCAGGCTTCGCGCGATCGAGAATGATGTGTGGCCACACGCTGTCGTCGCCGTTCGGCGAACGGCGGATCGAGCAGGGCATCCACAGACCGGGGCTGTCGCCGCCGTTTTCGAGCCGTGCATCGATAGCCAGCGCGCTGCTGACGCCGTCGCCCGTGTGCGTGTCGGGAGAGAGTGATAGCGGTTGGGCAGCAAGAGGAAACAACTGTTTGCGCAGCGCCGGATGCCGCGTGACGCCGCCCGTGGCCAGCACGACCCCGCGACGCGCGCGGATGCGCCGCTGCTTGCCATCGCGCGACCCGACCACCGCGCCCGTCACGCACCCTTGCTCGCTAACCAGTTCGATGAGCGGCGCTTCGAAGCGCACGGCCACGCCGCGCTTGCGCAGGCTGTA contains:
- a CDS encoding FAD-dependent oxidoreductase, translated to MNSGSSIHWDEEVDVLVFGAGAGGMTTALIAHHEGLDVLLCEKTDAVGGITSTSGGTTWVPGTQLSVDAGVPDSVDDARRFLQSVVGERGGDEAREAFLQSGPRAIDELQRISDVKFVAAAAHPDYVTGPGAAFGGRALAPVPFDARVLDKDFSRVRPPRKEFMGLGGMMVNRSDLGALLNPFASVSNFRRTVEVVGRYVIDRMRFPRGTQLVMGNALAARLFYSLRKRGVAVRFEAPLIELVSEQGCVTGAVVGSRDGKQRRIRARRGVVLATGGVTRHPALRKQLFPLAAQPLSLSPDTHTGDGVSSALAIDARLENGGDSPGLWMPCSIRRSPNGDDSVWPHIILDRAKPGLIAVNTRGERFVNESNSYHDFVMGMLRDDGNGTSVPAHLIVDAGFIREYGLGLLMPGRSRARIAAFEHAGYLVKGDTLAALATKLNVNAAGLAGTVERYNRDAALGNDPAFGRGSSPMSRFNGDPAQKPNPCIRPLDKGPYYAVTVWPADLACSAGLGGTANGEVLDVNGNVIPGLFACGNDLASIFRGTYPGPGTTLGPAIVFGWRVAKFIAGKLSGDTPTSHTRADVCTSESR